A single region of the Salmo salar chromosome ssa16, Ssal_v3.1, whole genome shotgun sequence genome encodes:
- the selenoo gene encoding LOW QUALITY PROTEIN: protein adenylyltransferase SelO-1, mitochondrial (The sequence of the model RefSeq protein was modified relative to this genomic sequence to represent the inferred CDS: inserted 4 bases in 3 codons; deleted 1 base in 1 codon; substituted 4 bases at 4 genomic stop codons), with translation MVNDVSGDFKQTDMTFSLMAALKLRLAQSYFLRSGIVVVKXLSTVRMDGMGLAVSRSXEFDNVVLKKLPLDTSEEPSPRRVEGVCFSRVKPQPVVKHRFVAVFNDALALLGLNAEKVLNGPLGPEXLSGSKVMPGSEPAAYCYCGHQFGSFAGQLRDGAACYLGEVKAPVDXRPVLLRENPYXRWEIQVKGAGLTPYSXQADGHKAQRSSIREFLCSEAVFALGVPTTRAGXTSDSKVVRELYYNRYPTKERCSVVLCIAPTFIRFGSFEIIKVADENTMCQFVSIFREVMLRTVSLVAQWQCVGFCHGVLNTDNMSILGLTLDYGPYGFMDRFDPDFICNASDNSGCYTYQAQPTICRWNLARLADALDPELPPGRAEAVLDEYLPLYNTFYLGNMRRKLGLLKKEKSEDEMLITELLQTMHKTGPDLTNTFRCLSQIPFPTSGDREAEEGVIKMATDLFLEQCASLEELKAANKPSMDTHELTMLLHLAQSNLSLFQMVSERRTVAMKLGWPKELLEVEAKHRENWVTSYSKCLAGEVQGQRDVQALQEERVKVMNGTNPQYVLRNYIAQNAIEAAENGDFSEIRSSGS, from the exons ATGGTGAATGACGTCTCTGGTGACTTTAAACAAACAGATATGACCTTTAGTTTGATGGCTGCTTTAAAACTTCGTCTGGCACAGTCTTATTTTCTTCGCTCTGGTATTGTCGTCGTTAAATAGTTATCCACTGTTAGGATGGACGGCATGGGTCTGGCGGTCAGTCGTT TCGAGTTTGACAATGTCGTACTCAAGAAACTTCCGTTGGATACATCAGAAGAGCCTAGTCCGCGAAGGGtggaaggagtctgtttctccCGCGTAAAGCCCCAGCCAGTGGTCAAGCATAGGTTCGTGGCCGTCTTTAATGACGCTTTAGCTTTGCTTGGGCTGAACGCCGAGAAGGTTCTGAACGGCCCGCTTGGTCCAGAGTAACTGAGCGGCTCCAAAGTAATGCCAGGATCCGAGCCTGCCGCGTACTGCTACTGCGGTCACCAGTTCGGCTCGTTCGCCGGACAGCTGAGGGACGGGGCAGCCTGCTATCTGGGTGAAGTAAAAGCTCCAGTTGACTAGAGGCCAGTGCTGCTCCGGGAGAACCCGTA CCGGTGGGAGATTCAGGTCAAGGGAGCTGGTCTGACTCCCTACTCCTG ACAAGCTGACGGCCATAAGGCGCAGCGCTCCAGCATCAGAGAGTTTCTGTGCAGCGAGGCGGTGTTCGCTCTGGGGGTGCCCACTACCAGGGCAG TGACATCTGACAGCAAGGTGGTACGGGAGTTGTACTACAACAGGTACCCCACCAAAGAGAGGTGCTCTGTGGTCCTCTGCATCGCACCCACCTTTATCAG gttcgGGTCCTTTGAGATCATTAAGGTGGCTGATGAAAACACAATGTGTCAATTTGTGTCAATTTTCAGAGAG GTGATGCTGCGTACTGTTTCACTGGTGGCCCAGTGGCAATGTGTGGGCTTCTGCCATGGAGTCCTCAACACAGACAACATGAGCATCCTGGGGCTCACACTAGACTACGGGCCCTACGGCTTCATGGACAG GTTTGATCCTGACTTCATCTGCAATGCCTCAGACAACTCAGGCTGCTACACTTATCAGGCCCAGCCGACTATCTGCCGCTGGAACCTGGCTCGCCTGGCCGAT GCCTTGGACCCAGAGCTGCCCCCAGGCCGAGCAGAGGCTGTCCTGGACGAGTACCTGCCCCTCTACAACACCTTCTACCTGGGCAACATGAGGAGGAAGCTGGGCCTGCTGAAGAAGGAAAAGTCAGAGGATGAGATGTTGATCACTGAGCTCCTGCAGACCATGCACAAAACAG GACCAGACTTAACTAACACGTTTCGCTGTCTGAGCCAGATTCCCTTCCCCACTTCGGGCGACAGGGAGGCAGAGGAAGGAGTCATCAAAATGGCCACAGACCTCTTCCTGGAGCAGTGTGCCTCTCTGGAGGAGCTCAAGGCTGCCAACAAGCCCAGCATGGACACACA TGAGTTGACCATGCTACTGCATTTGGCCCAGAGCAACCTGTCCCTGTTCCAGATGGTCTCGGAACGGAGGACGGTGGCCATGAAGCTGGGTTGGCCGAAGGAGCTGCTGGAGGTCGAGGCCAAGCACAGAGAGAACTGGGTCACCTCATACAG TAAGTGTCTGGCTGGGGAGGTTCAGGGCCAAAGGGACGTCCAGgcactgcaggaggagagggtgaaAGTGATGAATGGCACCAACCCACAATATGTCCTTAGGAACTACATCGCCCAGAATGCAATAGAGGCAGCCGAGAATGGAGACTTCTCTGAGATCAG GTCCAGCGGCTCTTGA